Part of the Sphaerochaeta associata genome is shown below.
GTATCGTATTATGCTGCTTGTTGGTCTTTTGGCCTTGCTCGTCCTGCCTTCCTTGGTCGGCCAGGGACAGAAAGAAAGCAACAATACCATCTCATTTGCAGGCTCTGGAGGGTATCCCCCATTCAACTACCTGACCGAAACCGGCGAGGTTGCCGGCTTTGACGTGGATGTCGCCCAAGAAATCGCCGACCGAATGGGAAAGGAACTCACCTACGTAACCACCAGCTGGGACGGCATTGTCGAAGGTTTGCGTGCAAAACGCTATGACGGCATCCTGGGAAGCATGGGGATTACGGAGGAGAGACAGAAAGTCGTTGATTTCTCACAGCCCTACTACTATAGCGGACCGCAGCTGATCACCCGCAAGGACAGCACCATCAAGCAGGTGGAGGACCTGAAGGCAAGCCATCTCCTGGGTTTGGTGACCGGTACCACCTTCGAACGGGATGCTGAACAGCTGGGCACCCAGGTCAAGCTCTACGAGGACGACAACCAGACCTTGATCGAGCTGCTCAACGGCAGGATCGATGGAGTGCTCACCGACAGGATCGTCGGCCTCAATGCCATCGCAGAACTCAAGGAAGGAGACAGGCTCACCTTGGTCGGCTCGGTACTGAGAAGCGAGGTGATGGCCATTGCCTTCCATAAGGACAACACTGAGCTGAAGAACCAGGTCAATGACATACTCTCATCAATGTTCGCCGATGGAACCATGAAGGCGATCAGTGAGAAGTGGTTCGGCGGAGAAGACATCACCGTCGAATAAGGGAGCATCCTACCATGCATATACTACCTTGGGATCTCACAGTCATCCCGTCGAAGTTTTTTCTGTTCGCCGAAGCCGCTCAATACACGTTGCAGATTACCTTCTTCGGGATCCTGCTCGGTCTCATGATTGGATTGGTGGCCGCCCTCGGCCGCCTCTCCCATCGCTCTTGGCTCTCGGCTGTCTGCAGGTCGTACATTTTTCTGGTGCGGGGGACTCCACTTTTGGTGCAGCTGTTCATCGTCTACTACGGGCTGACAAGCCTGGTCACCATCGCCCCGATTCCCTCGGCGGTCATAGCCCTGGGTTTCCATAACGGGGCATATATTGCAGAGATATTCAGAGGGTCCATCCAGTCGATCGATATAGGCCAGATGGAAGCGGCGCGAAGCCTGGGCATGCCCCGCTCGAAAGCCATGCAGCGAATCATCCTGCCTCAGGCCTTCAAGCGAGCCGTACCCCCGCTTGGAAACCAGCTGATCATTGCACTCAAGGACAGCTCGCTCGCTTCGACCATCGCAGTTCCCGAACTCATGCTGAAGGGAAGGCAGATGGGTTCATCCTCATTCATGTATATGGAGATGTTTCTGATCGTCGGCATCTGGTACCTGATCATGACCAGCGTGCTCTCATTTGTGATGCATCGTATCGAACAAAGACTAAAGGTGAGCGACCGTGACTAACGAAACAAAGAAAACCGACGAAACCATTCTGAGAATCGAGCATCTGGTAAAACGATTCGGGGAATTGGAGGTGCTCAAGGACATCAATCTCGAAGTCAAACGCGGGGAGGTGGTGGTCATCATCGGAGCCTCGGGCAGTGGAAAAAGCACCTTGCTGCGATGTGTGAACTTCCTTGAGAAGGCGCAGAAAGGAAAGATTTTCATCAACGGAAAACTGGTGAAGCAGAGCGAGAAGCAGCTGAACAAGGTACGGCAGGAGCTCGGCATGGTGTTTCAGCACTTCAATCTCTTCCCTCACATGACAGTTATACAGAATGTGATGGAGGGGATGGTACAGGTGAAGAAATTCCCCAGGGAGAAGGCCCGCAAGGCAGCCTCGGACCTCCTTGATCAAGTCGGTCTGGCAGAGAAGGCCGACGTCTATCCTGCGATGCTCAGCGGCGGACAGAAACAACGCGTCGCCATCGCCCGCGCTTTGGCGATGAACCCGAAGATCATGCTCTTCGACGAACCCACCAGTGCACTCGACCCCGAACTGGTCGGGGAAGTCCTTTCGGTAATGACGGATCTTGCCAAGAAAGGAATGACCATGCTGGTGGTCACTCATGAAATGTGGTTCGCCAAGGAGGTAGCCGACCGGGTGATATTCATGGATGAGGGCTTCATCCTTGAAGAGGCGAACCCGCAGGACATGTTTACGTCCCCGAAGGAAGAACGGACCTTGGCCTTCCTCAAGCAGGTGTTGCCCCAGCAAGGTTGAGTCCTATTCCAGGAGGTTCAAAATCGCCTGATACGTCTCCATGATGAACTTCTCATCAAGAGGGCTCTGAGCATTATTGACGGTGACCACTACGGTATGGCGATTGTGCTCCTCATCCTCCAGATAGGTGGTCAGGTTGAGCACTCCCGGCTCGCTGCCTCCCTTATAGGCCACCCGATGCCAGCGCTCCTTGGTTGCAAGGCCTGCGTTGACGGTCATAAGAGGCAGAATCTGCAGGCGCTCGATCAGGGAGGCAAGCTCATGTGCTGTCATGAACCACTCAATGTCAATGGCGACAGGATTACCCGAAAGGAGGCCGGGCTCCATAAGAGGACGGCTCTTGATCTGGTCCAGAACCTTTTCCTTTTCTGCAGATGAACCTGTTCGGTACCGCGCAAGCAGGTCGCTGTTCGCAGGATTCTTCAACCGAAACGCTTCTGCTGTAGAGAGCACGGGCCTGCTGTTCGACAGGTATGAACCCACACTGTTTCTTCCAACCAACGACATGAGGGCATCGGTGGCGGTGTTGTCGCTCTGGCTGATCATCAAGGTCGCCAGCGTCTCAATGGTAAGACGCGAGCCGGTCGGCCAGTCCTGCAGGATTCCTGTTGGAAGACTCTTCCACATGGAGAGGAGCCGAACACTCTGAAACCACTGCAGCTTGTTTTCTCGCACGGCATCCTCAACGGCGGCAAGGATGCCCAGCTTGAAGGAAGAGCCCACGGCCAGGGGAATGTCGGCATTGTGGGCGACCACGGTCTCTGCGTTCTTACGAATCAGGATAGCAGTATCTGCATCGAGGTCGATGATCTGCTTCACTGCATCGGCGAGGGTAAGGCGGGCTCTGATCACTTCGGTGAATTGCAGACCGGCCACTTGATTCGACCCGTCCAGGCTGATATAGGCGGTTACGGTTCCTTCATCAAAGACCAGTGTGTACGGATTGGTACTACCCTTCACCTGCTTGAAGGGACCCAGTTGCGCCGAAAATTGGTCGAGAATCTGGTGCATCACAGCAAGCGGAACAGCACGTTCAAACTGCGCGGCATAGTCAATGCTTTCAGGACCTTTGGTGAACAGGCTTTCCAAGGTGGAAGCTTCATCGGCAAAGAGAGAGATGCCGAGTGCAAAAAGCAACATGCATATGCATGCAACGTATTTGTATGGTTTCATACGCTACTATGAGCACAAGTGAAAATCTTTGTAAAGCACTCCACCGTATCCAGTCAAGTAAATCCGGTATACAGGATGCAATGCCGAGAATAACAAGTATTCACGTCTTTTGTTTCTCACAACATATAATTACAGGATTGACAGGTGGCTATAGCGTGCTACACTAGAAGCAGGTGTTACGTAACACCTGCCTAAAAAGGCAGGTTGTATCACGAATGTACGAAGGAGGATTTTTAAATGAGGAAACATCTGTTGAACATGGTGGCATTCAGCCTCATGCTTGTCCTGGCAGCCGGCACCGTATTTGGAGCAGGCACACAGGAAGCTGCAAAAGAAACAACCGTCAATATGTTCCAGCTCAAGGTTGAAATCAAGGACGCCATCGACGGCTATGCTGCAGCCTACTCTGCAGCCACACCCGGTGTGACGGTCAAGGTCGAGACCCTCGGCGGCGGTGCCGACTACGGCGGGGCCCTGAAGGCAAAAGCGCAAGCCGGCCAAATGCCCGACATCTTTGTGATCGAAGGCCGCGGCGGCTATGACATCTGGAAAGACTACATCGCCGATCTCGGCGACCAGGCATGGGTTGCAGACACGGACCTGGCTTTCAAGGTGGATGGAAAGGTCTACGGCTTCCCCGTCGCCATTGAAGGCTACGGTCTGGCGTACAACGCCGACATTCTTGCAAAAGCAGGCATCGATCCGGCTAAGCTGACCACTCGTGCGGCATACGAGCAGGCATTCAAGACTCTCGAAGCAAAGAAAGCCGAGTTAGGCATTGATGCCCCGGTTTCCATGGCTGCATCGGTTGCAGGCGGAATGTGGTGGGTTGCGGCACAGCACAACCTCGCTACCTATTGGGGCGGCGGACTTGACTTTACCGACACCCGCATCATCGACATGGCCCTGCAAGGCAAGCTTGACGATGCCCGCTTCCTTCAGTATGCCAAGTATCTGCAACTGCTGTTCAAGTATGCCGACCAGAAGATCCTGCTCAACGGCAGCTATGACGATCAGGTCGGAGCCTTCGCCCAGGGCAAGACTGCATTCCTGCATCAGGGCAACTGGGTCGATCCCAACCTGAAACAGCTTGGTGTCACCTTCCC
Proteins encoded:
- a CDS encoding ABC transporter substrate-binding protein encodes the protein MNITKKLYRIMLLVGLLALLVLPSLVGQGQKESNNTISFAGSGGYPPFNYLTETGEVAGFDVDVAQEIADRMGKELTYVTTSWDGIVEGLRAKRYDGILGSMGITEERQKVVDFSQPYYYSGPQLITRKDSTIKQVEDLKASHLLGLVTGTTFERDAEQLGTQVKLYEDDNQTLIELLNGRIDGVLTDRIVGLNAIAELKEGDRLTLVGSVLRSEVMAIAFHKDNTELKNQVNDILSSMFADGTMKAISEKWFGGEDITVE
- a CDS encoding amino acid ABC transporter permease, which produces MHILPWDLTVIPSKFFLFAEAAQYTLQITFFGILLGLMIGLVAALGRLSHRSWLSAVCRSYIFLVRGTPLLVQLFIVYYGLTSLVTIAPIPSAVIALGFHNGAYIAEIFRGSIQSIDIGQMEAARSLGMPRSKAMQRIILPQAFKRAVPPLGNQLIIALKDSSLASTIAVPELMLKGRQMGSSSFMYMEMFLIVGIWYLIMTSVLSFVMHRIEQRLKVSDRD
- a CDS encoding amino acid ABC transporter ATP-binding protein; translated protein: MTNETKKTDETILRIEHLVKRFGELEVLKDINLEVKRGEVVVIIGASGSGKSTLLRCVNFLEKAQKGKIFINGKLVKQSEKQLNKVRQELGMVFQHFNLFPHMTVIQNVMEGMVQVKKFPREKARKAASDLLDQVGLAEKADVYPAMLSGGQKQRVAIARALAMNPKIMLFDEPTSALDPELVGEVLSVMTDLAKKGMTMLVVTHEMWFAKEVADRVIFMDEGFILEEANPQDMFTSPKEERTLAFLKQVLPQQG
- a CDS encoding serine hydrolase, whose amino-acid sequence is MLLFALGISLFADEASTLESLFTKGPESIDYAAQFERAVPLAVMHQILDQFSAQLGPFKQVKGSTNPYTLVFDEGTVTAYISLDGSNQVAGLQFTEVIRARLTLADAVKQIIDLDADTAILIRKNAETVVAHNADIPLAVGSSFKLGILAAVEDAVRENKLQWFQSVRLLSMWKSLPTGILQDWPTGSRLTIETLATLMISQSDNTATDALMSLVGRNSVGSYLSNSRPVLSTAEAFRLKNPANSDLLARYRTGSSAEKEKVLDQIKSRPLMEPGLLSGNPVAIDIEWFMTAHELASLIERLQILPLMTVNAGLATKERWHRVAYKGGSEPGVLNLTTYLEDEEHNRHTVVVTVNNAQSPLDEKFIMETYQAILNLLE
- a CDS encoding ABC transporter substrate-binding protein; protein product: MRKHLLNMVAFSLMLVLAAGTVFGAGTQEAAKETTVNMFQLKVEIKDAIDGYAAAYSAATPGVTVKVETLGGGADYGGALKAKAQAGQMPDIFVIEGRGGYDIWKDYIADLGDQAWVADTDLAFKVDGKVYGFPVAIEGYGLAYNADILAKAGIDPAKLTTRAAYEQAFKTLEAKKAELGIDAPVSMAASVAGGMWWVAAQHNLATYWGGGLDFTDTRIIDMALQGKLDDARFLQYAKYLQLLFKYADQKILLNGSYDDQVGAFAQGKTAFLHQGNWVDPNLKQLGVTFPIGYAPHAFLDTEQKGLYLFAPSWYCVNAKSPNAEAAKAFLNAMATTAEGHDYMVNKAGMIPAFKSVTLKPAGQLSQALMAANAKGGNYGVFFGMLPDGAGQNVFGPIFDLFAQNQNNINQFIADMKKAVADLPKM